The genomic interval TTCGAACCCTGGAGGCGCGGCGGGCGCTGCGTTTCGCGAACGCCTTGTCCTTGCGGGCGACCTCCCGGTACGTGGAAGGCAGCAGGCTCCGCGCCATTTCTCGAGATTTCGAATCGCCGTAGAGCACGGGGGCCTCCGTTTCGCGCGAGGGACGGGGGGACGCCTCGTTCCTGACCCCTGCTCTCCCATGGGACTCGGAGGGGCCTACGCCTTCATCGACTCCGGGAGCACCCAGTCCGGCTTGAGCCGCTGGATGACCTTGGCCAGGTTCTCCTTGTCCTGGGCCTTCTCCAGCGCGGCCTCGGGCGTGACGATGTTGTCTCGCACCAGCCGCTCCAGGTGCATGTCGAGCGTCTGCATGCCCATGCCCTGACCCGCCTGCATCTTGGATGCAATCTGGAAGACCTTGCCCTCGCGAATCATCGACGCGATGGCGGCGCCACCCACCAGGATTTCCAGCGCGGCCACGCGGCCCTTGCCATCCGCCGTCTTGATGAGCTGCTGGGCGACAATCCCGGCGAGGCTCTCCGCGAGCATGCCTCGCACCTGGGCCTGCTCGTCCGCGGGGAAGGAGTTGATGATGCGGTCGATGGTGGCGGGCGCGCTGTTGGTGTGCACCGTGGCGAACACCAGCACGCCGAAGCTGGCCAGCTGGAGCGCCAGCTTCATCGTCTCGTTGGTGCGCAACTCGCCGATGAGGATGACGTTGGGGTCCTCGCGGCCCGCGGAGCGGATGGCCGTGGCGAAGCTGGAGGCATGGGGGCCCACCTCGCGGTGGGTGACCTGGGCCTTGGCGGACTCGTGGACGAACTCCACCGGGTCCTCGATGGTGAGGATGTGCGCCGGGCGCGTCTGGTTGATGTGATTGACCATCCCCGCCAGCGTCGTGGACTTGCCGCTGCCCGTGGGGCCCGTCACCAACACCAGCCCGCTGCGGCGGTCCGCCAGCTTGCGCACCACCTCCGGCGTCTTCAAATCCTCGAGCGTCAGCACCTTGCTGGGAATGGTGCGGAACACCGCGCCCAGCCCCGTCTGCTTGTAGAAGTAGTTGGCGCGGAAGCGGGCCTTCGTCCCGTAGCCGTAGGCGAAGTCGAGGTCCAGCTCCTCGATGATCTGCCGCTTCTGCTGCGGGTTGATGAGCTCGAACAGGAGCCCCTCGACCTCCTGGGTCGTGAGCAGCTCCTCGCGCAGTGGCGTCAGCTCGCCGCGGATGCGGGCCATGGGGGGATAGCCCGTGCTCAGGTGCAGGTCGCTGCCCTTCTGCTCCAGCAGCTGGTCGAAGAACGCGGCGATGCGTGGCGTGGTGCTCATCTCAGCCGCCCTTCCTTCCCATCAGCGAGCCCATCTTGCTGAGCAGCCGTGCGCCGTCCTGCGGGGTCTCCGGCGCGGGGACCGAGGCTCCGGGCCTGCGTCCGGTGACCATGGCCTCCAGCTCGTCCGGGTTGTCCGCGAAGCCCTTGGCCACCTCCAGCTTCACCTTCCCCGCGCGCACCAGGTCCGCCAGGGAGTCCTCGAAGCGGACGATGCCCAGGCTCTTGCCTCGCTGCTGGAGGGAGGGAATCTGGTACGTCTTGTTGTCGCGGATGAGATTGCCCAGCGCGACGGAGCCGGGCAGCACCTCCGCGGCGGCCACCATGCTCTTGCCATCCGCGCTCGCCATGAGCCGCTGGCTGACGATGAGCCGCAGGCCGCTGGACAGGGACAGGCGCACCTGCTGCTGGTCGGCGGGCGGGAAGAGGTCGATGAGCCGGTCGATGGTCTTCGCCGCGCTCGGTGTGTTCATGGTGCTGATGAGCAGGTGGCCCGTCTCCGCGGCCGCCAGTGCCATGCGCACCGTCTCCGTGTCGCGCAGCTCGCCCACGACGATGACGTCCGGGTCCTCGCGAAGACTGCCTTTGAGCGCGCTGGCGAAGGTCTTCGTGTGAGTGCCCACCTCGCGCTGGCTGATGAGCGCCTTCTTGCGAGGGTGGACGAACTCCACCGGGTCCTCCACGGTGAGCACGTGGTGCGACGTCTCGCGGTTGATGAGGTCCACCAGCGCGGCCAGGGTGCTCGTCTTGCCGTGGCCCGAGGGACCGGTGACGACGATGAGTCCCTGGTGGTGATGGGTCGCCTTCGCGATGTCCGAGGGCAGGCCCAGCGTCTCGAGCGTGGGCACCTCGCGGGCAATCACGCGGAAGGTGCCCTTCAGGCCCGTGCGGTGACGGGAGACGTTGACGCGAAAGCGGCCCATCGCCGGTGAGTCGAGCGAGAAGTCGCAGCTCCCCTCGCGCTCCAGCACCGGCTTCAGCCGCTCCGGCACCACGGGCATGAGCATGCCCTCCACGCGCGTGCCGTTCAGCGCGCCGCCTTGCGGAACCAGGTCTCCCGCGACGCGGAAGAGCACGGGCCGCTCGGCCACCACGTGGACGTCGCTGGCGCCGCTGGCGCGTCCCTGCTCCAGCACCACCGCCAGGTCGCGGGCTCCACCCGTCAGGGTCGAGAAGGCCTGTGCTCGCGAGGCCTCCTGGGCTCTCGAAGCGGCGGAGGATGCGGATGCATGCGGGCCCGCGCCGGTCTGCTGCGAGGAGGTGGTCGCCGCGCCACCCTGATGCTGCTGAGCCGCCGCGCCGCCCTGCCCGGACGACGCGTACCCCGCCTGCACGGATGCGCCCGTCTGTCCCGCCACGGTAGCGGCGTTGGCACTCGCGGCGGCCGCCCGAGCAGTCGTGGCAGTCGCGGACGTGGGCGTGCCAGTCGCGGGCGCAGCAGCCGCGGGCGCGGCAGGAGCGGGAGTCGCCGCCGCACCTGCCTCCGCCGCGCGCGACAGCCGCAGGTGCATGATGTCGCCCCGTCGCATGGCGGCGATGGACAACGCCCCCAGTCCATTCGCGGTGACGGACCACTGTGAAGGCGCGTCGGTGACTGTCGATGCCCGCGCGATTCCCACCATGGCCTGTAGCGCGCGAACGACGTCGTCAGTCGTCACGTTCGCCGCGTCCACCGGCTCATAGTTGCCGCCACCGCCGCGAATCATGGGCGGCCGCCCCGTCGCCAATGTCAGCTCCGTCACTCCTGGCCGCGACAGATGGCGCAACAGCTCAGCAAGAGGTTTCATGCGGGTGTCGGACTCGGTTGTGGCGGAGTACGGCGTGCGGGGCCCCCAGGATAGTCCACAACGCATCGAACGTGCCCCCCTCTGGACGGATGCCTCCGCTCTCGCCAACGGCGCGCACACGACCCAGGCCCCACCCGCGCGGTGGGCCTCACACCCACCCACCCGGTTCGTCCGTCTGTGTTTGGGAGAGGCGCTCCGGGACCCAGGGGGCCCGCTCGGAGCGAAGGCTCGGCGGGAGGCGAGCGCCGTCCCGCCGGGCCACCTGCCGGATTACAGCTCGCGGGACATCAGC from Myxococcus stipitatus carries:
- a CDS encoding PilT/PilU family type 4a pilus ATPase — encoded protein: MKPLAELLRHLSRPGVTELTLATGRPPMIRGGGGNYEPVDAANVTTDDVVRALQAMVGIARASTVTDAPSQWSVTANGLGALSIAAMRRGDIMHLRLSRAAEAGAAATPAPAAPAAAAPATGTPTSATATTARAAAASANAATVAGQTGASVQAGYASSGQGGAAAQQHQGGAATTSSQQTGAGPHASASSAASRAQEASRAQAFSTLTGGARDLAVVLEQGRASGASDVHVVAERPVLFRVAGDLVPQGGALNGTRVEGMLMPVVPERLKPVLEREGSCDFSLDSPAMGRFRVNVSRHRTGLKGTFRVIAREVPTLETLGLPSDIAKATHHHQGLIVVTGPSGHGKTSTLAALVDLINRETSHHVLTVEDPVEFVHPRKKALISQREVGTHTKTFASALKGSLREDPDVIVVGELRDTETVRMALAAAETGHLLISTMNTPSAAKTIDRLIDLFPPADQQQVRLSLSSGLRLIVSQRLMASADGKSMVAAAEVLPGSVALGNLIRDNKTYQIPSLQQRGKSLGIVRFEDSLADLVRAGKVKLEVAKGFADNPDELEAMVTGRRPGASVPAPETPQDGARLLSKMGSLMGRKGG
- a CDS encoding type IV pilus twitching motility protein PilT, yielding MSTTPRIAAFFDQLLEQKGSDLHLSTGYPPMARIRGELTPLREELLTTQEVEGLLFELINPQQKRQIIEELDLDFAYGYGTKARFRANYFYKQTGLGAVFRTIPSKVLTLEDLKTPEVVRKLADRRSGLVLVTGPTGSGKSTTLAGMVNHINQTRPAHILTIEDPVEFVHESAKAQVTHREVGPHASSFATAIRSAGREDPNVILIGELRTNETMKLALQLASFGVLVFATVHTNSAPATIDRIINSFPADEQAQVRGMLAESLAGIVAQQLIKTADGKGRVAALEILVGGAAIASMIREGKVFQIASKMQAGQGMGMQTLDMHLERLVRDNIVTPEAALEKAQDKENLAKVIQRLKPDWVLPESMKA